From one Gossypium hirsutum isolate 1008001.06 chromosome D08, Gossypium_hirsutum_v2.1, whole genome shotgun sequence genomic stretch:
- the LOC107909168 gene encoding cytochrome c oxidase subunit 6b-2 isoform X2: MADAIELKTAPADFRFPTTNQTRHCFTRYIEFHRCLAAKGEESNQCEKFAKYYRSLCPGEWIDKWNEQRENGTFPGPL; encoded by the exons ATGGCAGACGCG ATTGAACTGAAAACAGCCCCAGCTGACTTTCGTTTCCCTACAACAAATCAAACTAGACATTGTTTCACCCGCTACATTGAGTTTCATAG GTGCTTGGCTGCAAAGGGTGAAGAGTCTAATCAATGTGAGAAATTTGCCAAATACTACCGTTCTCTTTGTCCTGGTGAATGG ATTGACAAGTGGAATGAACAGAGGGAGAATGGTACTTTCCCGGGTCCTCTGTGA
- the LOC107909168 gene encoding cytochrome c oxidase subunit 6b-2 isoform X1, translating into MADAIELKTAPADFRFPTTNQTRHCFTRYIEFHRSNCRCLAAKGEESNQCEKFAKYYRSLCPGEWIDKWNEQRENGTFPGPL; encoded by the exons ATGGCAGACGCG ATTGAACTGAAAACAGCCCCAGCTGACTTTCGTTTCCCTACAACAAATCAAACTAGACATTGTTTCACCCGCTACATTGAGTTTCATAG AAGCAATTGCAGGTGCTTGGCTGCAAAGGGTGAAGAGTCTAATCAATGTGAGAAATTTGCCAAATACTACCGTTCTCTTTGTCCTGGTGAATGG ATTGACAAGTGGAATGAACAGAGGGAGAATGGTACTTTCCCGGGTCCTCTGTGA